GCAGCGCGAATCCTGTTGAATCGAAAAAACGACATTGTTCCAGGAGATAGGCGAGCTGCTTTCTGACCGCGTCGTGCAATTCCTGGTAAGAGGTGAACGCCGCCGGATCGCCTGTTTCCAGGCCGACCTTTTCCCCTGTATAGGGATCGATGCCGTTGTTCAGGGCAATTTCAAGCATTTTTGCCACATTAAACGCCCCCTCCCAAGGGGGATTAGTCAAATTACCCAGCACGCTGACAACACAGGAACCCAGCACCGTTCTTTCTCGGGCATCTTCCAGGGAAACACCGGGGAAATTATAGAGCCAGCGTTCGATCGTCTTGTCGGTATTATGGAACTGAGGCTGTCCCAAGCCGGAATCCTTGATCAATTCCATGCACTTGAGCAGAAAGTCCTCGGGCATTTTGTCGGTGTAATAGCAGGCCAGGCCCGGTTCGATTACCTTCATCTGTTTCTGGGCTTCGAGCAGCAAGTAATCCAGTTCCGTCGTGCCGTCATCTCCTTTCGCCGTATAGCCGCCCATGCTGATCCGGCAGGCGTTGAATCCCTGGCCTGCCGTACTCCAGACGTTGGATGCATAGATGGTGGCTCCCATGATCTTTGCGAAAAAACCCTGAATAAGTTCGATTGCCTGTTTTTCAGTGATTCTCCCTTCTTCCCGGTCCCGGAGATAAAGCGGGGTGAGGGGTCGGGATATGTTACCGATGGCTAACCCTGCCGGACAGGACATTTCGATTACAGAGGCCATATAAAGCAACAGTGTGGACTGAATACCTTCGTGAAATGTCCGCGCCGGGTTTTCCGGCACCCAGTCCAATACCGTGGCCATGTGGTAGAGTTCTTTCTTCCGCCCGGGATTCTTCTCCGTTTTTGCCGTTTCCCGGGCGAGTTCCGCGTAGCGATGAGCCCAGTTGATGACTGCCTGCAGGGACTTGCGCATGGCCCTCAACAAAATTCTCTGTTTCGTTGTCTGGATCGTTCCAATGGGCGGCAGACTTTTTTCCTTGGCGGCGATTTTTTCCAATTGAGCACGAAGCCCCCCGGCCGCCATTTGAGCCGGTTCCGTACAAATAACCGAAGGGAGGGGAAGGCCGCAGCCGTCGATATACATCCCCGTTTTGCCCAGGGTTGCCCAGTCCGTTCCCGTTGACTCCTCAAAAATCGACCGCGCTCGTGAATAGGCGCATGTATCGCCCCAGACTCTAACGGCTTCATGAATATCCTTCATGGCCTCATCATCGATGACATACTCTCCCATGGTATTGTGCAGGCGGTAGCCCTCAAGGTTTTTACTCATCCAGCGGCAGGATATTTCTATCCAGGGCATTGCCGAGAGCTTATATTTGCCGAAATCGCCGACCAGGGGATTGTCGTCAATGAAAAGGGTCTTCTCCCCCAGATATTTTTCAAAATACGCGGCCCTTCGCTCGGCCGGAGGAAGCCCTTCCGTTTCCTTGTAAGATTCCAGAAGCACACGGATTCGCTCAGTATCAACATAGACAGGCGAGTCCAGTATTTCTTCCTTTATTTTTTTCATGCGGGGACTCAATAGCGAATTGTGGGACATACTCCGACCTCCTTCGTACGGGGGAAATAATACTTATGCCGGTCGATCGATGCATCATGGATATGCCGGCAATGTGCGGAAAAGAATGCTCCCTGGAGGGCAAAACAAGACCGCTGATCGTGATCGTCCAGCTAAACCATTTGGTGTGCCCTGTCAATTAGTCATTTTAACCCGGACCATCCTCCATTAGCCTTAGCCGAATTGAACCACTCAAGACGGTGGCCTGTGCTCGGGATCGCGGCATTGTTCCGGACATATTCTAAGGGAAACAATCAAAGACACATGTTCGATCCGACCAATCCCCCGTGACGTGTCGTTTTCCAGGCTGTACGGGCTGGTGCCGGCCGTCGGTGGTGTGTGGAGGTCGAAGGCAGGGAAAAACAGTGACGGCTTCGTACAATGGTAACGGAGGCATGACCCTTGGTATTATAACCGGATGCTTCGTCGCATTCATTCCCTCGTCACCGTGATGTGCATCACGGAACGCCTCATACCTCGGGATGCGTGTGCCGTGCGTGCCCGCGAACCTTCTTACGAAGCCGTCATAGGTGCTTCAGATTCACGTGCCAGATCCTTCCGGGAAAAGCATAGAAACCGTATTCATGAAAACCGTCAAAATTGGGCCGAAGGCCAGACTGCCACCCATCAACAGACCAACCGAGGCCGATTCCAATAATTCCTCGCGGGTCGCTCCGGCTTCTTTCGCCTGGGCGGCGCGAGCGGCCACGCAATATTCTGAGCCATGGGCAATACCGATGGCAAGGCACATCAATGTCTTGGTTTTTCGATCCAACGCACCCGGCTGGAGAGCGGTTTCATTTAGATTCGTGAATGCTTTCAGGGTGTTCTTATCGGCTTTATGAAATCGCGCCACTGCA
This Syntrophales bacterium DNA region includes the following protein-coding sequences:
- a CDS encoding carboxymuconolactone decarboxylase family protein, with the protein product MIEDPKKFLDGFQGAVARFHKADKNTLKAFTNLNETALQPGALDRKTKTLMCLAIGIAHGSEYCVAARAAQAKEAGATREELLESASVGLLMGGSLAFGPILTVFMNTVSMLFPEGSGT